The Gossypium hirsutum isolate 1008001.06 chromosome D03, Gossypium_hirsutum_v2.1, whole genome shotgun sequence genomic interval CAGTAAATACTTCAAACAAGCAAAGTATAAATATATCACTTATGAAAATCTCAATCGGTATGTCGAATACAATATCAAACTACTAAAATGATGTTCCAATCATATGCAATAATCAGAACATATTACATGACATTAACTATATTGTCAATAACCAAATGTTCACACAAACAGACAAAATGTTCTAATAAACAGATGTATGTTCAGATGCAAACGGATGCATAAGTCAAAAATCCCACCCCACTAACCAAACACCACTTCGTCCATCCAGCACACCACATAAGGGCTATGGTAGGTCTGTCTACCCTGCACACCACATAGAACCATAATAGGTtcatccaccctacacaccacaacGTTGAACTATGCCACTTGAGTAACTGTATACAGTTGAGTTGATATACGTATAGGATAGTGCGGTAAACCGCTGTACAAAAGTATCGCAGTTAAAACTGTTAAGTCTATCTTCTCTTCATAACCAgatcccaaaattttcatgctatGCAACAATGCACACATTGCACAGACAACATATAGAAACGAACATTAACATTTCTAGCTGAACAAATTTAGATTTGATTACACTTGTATTCGAATGTTCAGTTacgacaaaaataaaaaaactcatacttattcatcacataaacaagcaataaaattaaagcccataaatgtacatatatatacgaACTAAACTACATCAAGTCCCAAACACACTTACCGAGGCTTGACCGAGGGTCGAATTACACAGAAATATAAAACAGACAGTTTATGACTCAaaacaaaaattctataaaatagGGACATATGGCCGTGTGGAGGCCTACATGCCCATGTAgaggagacacatgctcgtgtgaccaAGTTACATGGCTGTGTGAGTAGCCCATGTAACACATTGTCCAAAAGTGCCAAAAAAAGAGAGTAGaggagacacgatcgtgtgaagatctcacacacccgtgtggccaggccgtgtggtaccaaaaattattgaaaaccctaaattcccAATTGCACACAGTTGTGTacgacacacgcccatgtggctgcTCGTGTGATCACGAAACATCACCGAAATAGGCTGTAAATTATACTTTTGATGTCTAAACGATCCCCAACCATTGGTAACCTAGAATTATGCCAAACATACagaattttatgcaatttagtaacAATATGATACTTCAAATAACCAATTTCAGAAACACATAAGACATTACCAAATTCCACCGCAATTCGATACTGAAGTTAAACCGTTTCAGAACACACACCTTAGAACACGATATCAAGCACCAAGGACCAATCGATTCGCTCTCACCAAACTGTTCAAAAACTTGCTTCACTGTCGATAAAATGAAACACATGAGGACAATCAGTCTTGATAGAAAACACGTAACATGAGTGTAAAATGGAAGaaacaagaaatcaaaagaacTGAAATTTGGGGAAAGAACCGAAAAATAACAAAGGGAACAACAAAAAAATAGGgaaaaggaaatggaaaagaaGGTGAAACTGAAAAACCTcctctttcaaattttaaaagtaaatctttaaaaattaaaaagcaaaaccaaaataaattaattcctCAAAACACACATGAGGActcaaacccaaaacccaaaggTAAACTAACACACTCACCACCACCGAACCAGCTCATTCTGacattaaaatgtgaaaatcCACTCAATTGCTCGTCTTATTCAATCACCCTAACCACAACCTTAAAAATGAAACCCAAATTTTAGGTTATTACAATAACGttcatatttcatgtattattattaattagttttaaccatacatttcattatttttgtatatgattttaaaatagacatttgtgttctaaatttgtggtTTCCACTTGTATACGTTTGTAATAGAATTtctagttattattatttaagtgttttacTGAGTTGGTAAATTATAGAAATGGcctttcgtaattaaaataagttatattattcgatggtattttagtcttttcattttaacaaaaaccaataaTATATATAGTGAGATCTGAACCCCCACCAATTGGAttaaaaaactattaaatttatcACTTAACCAAATGTTCATTTTAATATTCttcatataattttattttaatatgcccAATTTGTTATATCCATCAGTTGTATACATCCTTATAATCCTGCCCACAAAACCCGCAATCGCTGCTACTCCCAATGCCTTGCATCACCCTTTCAGCATTCGTAAGTATGTGTTGCTTAAGGGTGAGCCATAAAAAGAAACAGATCCATTGAGGGCCTTTAAATTTCCAAGGTATCTCCAATAGGTGTTCTTTCAAATTCAATATAACTTTTCGAATCTTCCCATATGCACTTTTAAGAGAAAAAGAACCAGTCAAAGTAGCTCCCCAAGTTATTTTATCAGGACCCAAAGAGGGGTGCGGTGGTGGAACACCTGCAATTTTGTTAATGATCTCTTCTGAGACCCACAATCTGAAAAGGTCCAAATTCCATGATCTATCACCTGCAGCCATACTACTAAGAGGACAATCCATATTAAGGTTAGAAAGAGATGGAATCTGTATAAATAAGGGACCACTATTTGGAACCCAATGGTCGTGCCAACATTGGTTACTATTTCCATCTCCAATAGACCATAAAAGGTTTTCGCTAATGAAGGGTCATACCTTAGAAATGGATCTCCATAAAAAGGAGCAGCTTCGCCGTGCTAAACACTATATAAGGGCTCAACATCAATATTAGGGTTCTTAAAACATTGTTCACCTATCTCAAGAACATTGACAATTGTTTCCTCTTTACCATTCTTACCCTAACCATCACCCAAGGTTAGATTGAGTGATTGAGACAATGACACAAAATCTTATACTTGGCTTGTGCCAAAAGTAGTGCCAATAAGTGATGGCATTGATTCTTCAATAAAGGTTTCATGAGATTGAGAAAGCTCCCTTGCTTGCTAATCTTGCCGAGCTTTTTCTCATAGTCAAATTAATAAGTGATCTTAATGTGTGCTATTGATAAGAATCAAGAATTTCAATAATCAAGAGACACTTGAAAGCAAAGGCGACTACGAATAAGGAAGCTTTGAGAGACCATGTTACTATTAAATTGGCGAGGAGAGTTTGTGATAAGTTATAACACAACCAAGGTATTTATAGGGTCATGTTTCCTTATACCATTTCCTCTAATAAATTTCCCTCCAAGAAAGGAAATTTGATCATCAAAGATATACTTTCCCTCCATAAATAATGATTGCATGCATGACTATACCAACTATAGAGCTTGATCTCTGAATTGCAAAACGACACCTATAATCGTCATTCGGATGCTTCCCAGAACAACTGCCAAATGTTAGACTCAACAAACCCAACTAAGTTCCTTAGCGCTTCGAACATTGCTGCATTAAGAGCCTTAGTAAGAGATCAACAAGTTGATTTTTAGTCTTCACATACTACAATTCGACTATACCATTTTTCACAAGTTCACGAATGAAGTTGTGTTGAAAATCAATGTGCTTAGTTATAGAATGCATCATAGGATTTTTTGATATGTTAATTGCACTTAAGTTGTCACAGTAGTCAGTGGCCTTTGGTAGTGCCATTCCATAGTCTGTCATCATTTGTTTCATCCAAAGCAACTGTGCACAACAACTTCCAACTGCAATATATTTTGCCTCAACTGTTGGCATGAATATGGAAGATTGCTTCTTATTATACCAAGATACAAGATTAGATTGGTAAAATAGCCTCCAGATGTGCTCTTTCGATTAGCTACATTGCTTGCCTAATCTGCATCACTATACCTAACCAAGATCATTGCACTATCTTTCGACATTCATATGACAAAATCAAGTGTATCAAGAACATACATGATGATGTGTTTTACATCCTTTACACGTGCCTCTTTGGGGATACCACAAACACCCACACTGAAGTTTAAATGAGGCTTGCTTATAGTCAGGTACAATAAACTTCCTATCATACTCTAGAAATAGTGGCACCCCTTTTACATCTGTTAATTTTCTTGCTTGGTGACATAGGGGTCCGTGTTGGCTTAGCTATTTCTAATCCAAACTTCTTAATTGAGTTCCTTGCATACTtcctataatttttataagttatattaaaactaaagattaattagaaaata includes:
- the LOC107950003 gene encoding uncharacterized protein, with product MAAGDRSWNLDLFRLWVSEEIINKIAGVPPPHPSLGPDKITWGATLTGSFSLKSAYGKIRKVILNLKEHLLEIPWKFKGPQWICFFLWLTLKQHILTNAERVMQGIGSSSDCGFCGQDYKDVYN